The following proteins come from a genomic window of Alosa sapidissima isolate fAloSap1 chromosome 22, fAloSap1.pri, whole genome shotgun sequence:
- the golt1ba gene encoding golgi transport 1Ba gives MISLTDSQKIGIGLTGFGVFFLFFGMILFFDKALLAIGNILFVVGLAFVIGLERTFRFFFQKHKMKATSFFLGGVFIVLIGWPIVGVCLEFYGFFLLFRGFFPVVIGFIRRIPVLGSLLNLPFISGYVDKLGESNNMV, from the exons ATGATATCGTTAACGGATTCACAGA AAATAGGCATTGGCCTGACAGGATTTGGAGTGTTTTTCTTGTTCTTCGGAATGATCCTGTTTTTTGACAAAGCCCTCTTAGCCATCGGAAAT ATTCTTTTTGTGGTTGGCCTGGCGTTTGTCATTGGTCTCGAGAGGACGTTCAGGTTCTTCTTTCAGAAGCACAAGATGAAGGCCACCAGTTTCTTCCTTGGTGGTGTGTTTAttgttctgattggctggcccATTGTCGGGGTTTGCCTGGAGTTCTATGGCTTCTTCCTTCTTTTCAG GGGCTTTTTCCCAGTGGTCATTGGCTTCATCAGGAGGATACCTGTGCTGGGCTCTCTGCTCAACCTCCCCTTCATCAGTGGG TATGTGGACAAATTGGGTGAAAGCAACAATATGGTGTAG